In Brassica rapa cultivar Chiifu-401-42 chromosome A06, CAAS_Brap_v3.01, whole genome shotgun sequence, a single window of DNA contains:
- the LOC103828055 gene encoding uncharacterized protein LOC103828055, which yields METPPKDETQNPPPNPNPKPKPAIASSCRRKVKEDATFFEDVKDHIDEFIHASMDEHKTCFQKTISKMFGLSKAVAEKQAEESKGGVESQLPLQTTVSD from the exons ATGGAGACACCACCGAAAGATGAAACACAAAACCCTCCTCCGAATCCGAATCCGAAACCGAAACCAGCCATCGCGTCGTCATGTAGGAGGAAGGTAAAGGAAGATGCCACTTTCTTTGAGGACGTGAAAGATCACATCGATGAGTTCATTCATGCCTCCATGGATGAACACAAGACCTGCTTCCAGAAGACCATCAGCAAG ATGTTTGGATTATCCAAGGCTGTGGCTGAGAAGCAGGCCGAGGAATCCAAGGGAGGAGTCGAGAGTCAGTTGCCTCTTCAAACGACAGTGTCGGATTAA
- the LOC103828058 gene encoding glucose-1-phosphate adenylyltransferase large subunit 3, chloroplastic isoform X2: MDSCCYLGLGTNTVLPKDGYKNVENKFWGEKIKGNFSKSFASDSSSKELRYRKSLNPGVAYAVATSKNAKEALRLQPSMLGERRKADPKNVAAIILGGGNGAKLFPLTKRAATPAVPVGGCYRMIDIPMSNCINSCINKIFVLTQFNSASLNRHLARTYFGNGINFGDGFVEVLAATQTPGEAGKKWFQGTADAVRKFLWVFEDAKNRNIENIIILSGDHLYRMNYMDFVQYHVDSNADITLSCAPVGESRASDYGLVNIDRTGRVVHFCEKPTGIDLKSMQSDTTMLGLSQQEAVKSPYIASMGVYCFKTEALLKLLTRRYPSSNDFGSEIIPAAIRDHNVQGYVYRDYWEDIGTIKSFYDANLALVEEHPKFEFYDQDTPFYTSPRFLPPTKTEKCRILDSIISHGCFLGECSIQRSIIGERSRLDYGVELQDTLMLGADSYQTESEIASLLAEGNVPIGIGRDTKIRKCIIDKNAKIGKNVMILNSDDVQEADRPEEGFYIRSGITVVVEKATIKDGTVI; this comes from the exons ATGGATTCTTGTTGCTACTTGGGATTGGGGACAAACACTGTCTTGCCCAAAGACGGTTACAAGAATGTAGAGAACAAGTTTTGGGGTGAGAAGATCAAAGGAAACTTCTCTAAATCTTTTGCTTCAGATTCGAGTTCCAAGGAGTTAAGATATCGAAAGTCGTTGAACCCAGGTGTTGCTTATGCGGTTGCTACTTCAAAGAATGCTAAAGAGGCTTTG AGACTACAGCCTTCGATGTTGGGGGAGAGAAGAAAAGCAGATCCCAAAAACGTGGCAGCAATCATTCTGGGAGGAGGCAATGGAGCTAAACTCTTCCCTCTCACCAAGCGAGCTGCAACTCCAGCT gttcCTGTGGGTGGATGCTATAGGATGATCGACATCCCCATGAGTAATTGCATTAACAGTTGCATCAACAAGATCTTCGTGCTCACTCAGTTTAACTCGGCTTCCCTCAACCGCCACTTGGCTCGTACTTATTTCGGGAATGGCATCAACTTTGGAGATGGTTTCGTTGAGGTTCTAGCTGCTACACAGACTCCTGGTGAAGCAGGGAAGAAGTGGTTTCAAGGAACAGCAGATGCTGTCAGAAAGTTTCTCTGGGTGTTTGAG GATGCTAAGAATAGGAACATTGAGAATATTATCATCTTGTCTGGAGATCATCTTTACAGAATGAACTACATGGACTTTGTTCAG TACCATGTGGATAGCAACGCGGATATTACTCTTTCGTGCGCGCCAGTGGGTGAGAG tcGTGCATCGGATTATGGACTAGTGAACATTGATCGAACCGGACGTGTAGTCCATTTCTGTGAGAAACCAACTGGCATCGATCTCAAATCAATG CAAAGTGATACGACAATGCTTGGACTGTCTCAACAAGAAGCAGTGAAATCTCCGTACATTGCATCAATGGGAGTTTACTGTTTCAAAACCGAAGCATTGCTGAAGCTTCTGACAAGGCGCTATCCGAGTTCCAATGACTTTGGATCTGAGATCATCCCTGCAGCTATAAGAGATCACAATGTTCAa GGATACGTCTACAGAGACTATTGGGAAGATATTGGAACTATAAAGAGCTTCTATGATGCTAATCTTGCTCTTGTCGAGGag CATCCCAAGTTTGAGTTTTATGATCAGGATACACCTTTCTACACTTCACCTCGGTTTCTACCtcccaccaaaaccgaaaaatgccGC ATACTGGATTCGATAATATCACACGGATGTTTCTTGGGAGAATGCAGCATCCAACGTTCCATCATTGGTGAAAGGTCACGTCTTGACTATGGTGTTGAGCTTCAG GATACTTTGATGTTGGGAGCGGATAGTTACCAAACCGAATCTGAGATAGCGTCTTTGCTCGCGGAAGGCAATGTACCAATTGGCATTGGCAGAGACACAAAGATCAG GAAATGCATCATTGACAAGAATGCAAAGATCGGGAAGAACGTGATGATCTTGAACAGTGAT GATGTGCAAGAAGCTGATAGGCCAGAGGAAGGGTTCTACATTAGGTCTGGGATCACTGTGGTTGTGGAAAAGGCTACCATTAAAGACGGCACTGTCATATGA
- the LOC103828058 gene encoding glucose-1-phosphate adenylyltransferase large subunit 3, chloroplastic isoform X1, with translation MNILKNMDSCCYLGLGTNTVLPKDGYKNVENKFWGEKIKGNFSKSFASDSSSKELRYRKSLNPGVAYAVATSKNAKEALRLQPSMLGERRKADPKNVAAIILGGGNGAKLFPLTKRAATPAVPVGGCYRMIDIPMSNCINSCINKIFVLTQFNSASLNRHLARTYFGNGINFGDGFVEVLAATQTPGEAGKKWFQGTADAVRKFLWVFEDAKNRNIENIIILSGDHLYRMNYMDFVQYHVDSNADITLSCAPVGESRASDYGLVNIDRTGRVVHFCEKPTGIDLKSMQSDTTMLGLSQQEAVKSPYIASMGVYCFKTEALLKLLTRRYPSSNDFGSEIIPAAIRDHNVQGYVYRDYWEDIGTIKSFYDANLALVEEHPKFEFYDQDTPFYTSPRFLPPTKTEKCRILDSIISHGCFLGECSIQRSIIGERSRLDYGVELQDTLMLGADSYQTESEIASLLAEGNVPIGIGRDTKIRKCIIDKNAKIGKNVMILNSDDVQEADRPEEGFYIRSGITVVVEKATIKDGTVI, from the exons ATGAACAT CTTAAAAAATATGGATTCTTGTTGCTACTTGGGATTGGGGACAAACACTGTCTTGCCCAAAGACGGTTACAAGAATGTAGAGAACAAGTTTTGGGGTGAGAAGATCAAAGGAAACTTCTCTAAATCTTTTGCTTCAGATTCGAGTTCCAAGGAGTTAAGATATCGAAAGTCGTTGAACCCAGGTGTTGCTTATGCGGTTGCTACTTCAAAGAATGCTAAAGAGGCTTTG AGACTACAGCCTTCGATGTTGGGGGAGAGAAGAAAAGCAGATCCCAAAAACGTGGCAGCAATCATTCTGGGAGGAGGCAATGGAGCTAAACTCTTCCCTCTCACCAAGCGAGCTGCAACTCCAGCT gttcCTGTGGGTGGATGCTATAGGATGATCGACATCCCCATGAGTAATTGCATTAACAGTTGCATCAACAAGATCTTCGTGCTCACTCAGTTTAACTCGGCTTCCCTCAACCGCCACTTGGCTCGTACTTATTTCGGGAATGGCATCAACTTTGGAGATGGTTTCGTTGAGGTTCTAGCTGCTACACAGACTCCTGGTGAAGCAGGGAAGAAGTGGTTTCAAGGAACAGCAGATGCTGTCAGAAAGTTTCTCTGGGTGTTTGAG GATGCTAAGAATAGGAACATTGAGAATATTATCATCTTGTCTGGAGATCATCTTTACAGAATGAACTACATGGACTTTGTTCAG TACCATGTGGATAGCAACGCGGATATTACTCTTTCGTGCGCGCCAGTGGGTGAGAG tcGTGCATCGGATTATGGACTAGTGAACATTGATCGAACCGGACGTGTAGTCCATTTCTGTGAGAAACCAACTGGCATCGATCTCAAATCAATG CAAAGTGATACGACAATGCTTGGACTGTCTCAACAAGAAGCAGTGAAATCTCCGTACATTGCATCAATGGGAGTTTACTGTTTCAAAACCGAAGCATTGCTGAAGCTTCTGACAAGGCGCTATCCGAGTTCCAATGACTTTGGATCTGAGATCATCCCTGCAGCTATAAGAGATCACAATGTTCAa GGATACGTCTACAGAGACTATTGGGAAGATATTGGAACTATAAAGAGCTTCTATGATGCTAATCTTGCTCTTGTCGAGGag CATCCCAAGTTTGAGTTTTATGATCAGGATACACCTTTCTACACTTCACCTCGGTTTCTACCtcccaccaaaaccgaaaaatgccGC ATACTGGATTCGATAATATCACACGGATGTTTCTTGGGAGAATGCAGCATCCAACGTTCCATCATTGGTGAAAGGTCACGTCTTGACTATGGTGTTGAGCTTCAG GATACTTTGATGTTGGGAGCGGATAGTTACCAAACCGAATCTGAGATAGCGTCTTTGCTCGCGGAAGGCAATGTACCAATTGGCATTGGCAGAGACACAAAGATCAG GAAATGCATCATTGACAAGAATGCAAAGATCGGGAAGAACGTGATGATCTTGAACAGTGAT GATGTGCAAGAAGCTGATAGGCCAGAGGAAGGGTTCTACATTAGGTCTGGGATCACTGTGGTTGTGGAAAAGGCTACCATTAAAGACGGCACTGTCATATGA
- the LOC103828059 gene encoding 40S ribosomal protein S25-4 has product MAPKKDKVPPPSSKPAKSGGGKQKKKKWSKGKQKEKVNNMVLFDQATYDKLLTEAPKFKLITPSILSDRMRINGSLARRAIRELMAKGVIRMVAAHSSQQIYTRATNT; this is encoded by the exons ATG GCACCGAAGAAGGACAAGGTTCCGCCGCCGTCATCTAAGCCAGCGAAATCCGGAGGCgggaagcagaagaagaag AAGTGGAGCAAGGGAAAGCAAAAGGAGAAGGTGAACAACATGGTCTTGTTTGATCAGGCTACTTACgacaagcttctcactgaagctCCCAAGTTCAAGCTCATCACTCCTTCCATTCTCTCCGACCGTATGAGG ATTAACGGGTCTTTAGCAAGGAGGGCTATTAGGGAGCTGATGGCGAAAGGTGTGATCAGGATGGTCGCTGCTCACTCTAGTCAGCAGATCTACACTCGTGCCACCAACACCTAA
- the LOC103828060 gene encoding uncharacterized protein LOC103828060: MDSFTTQKTKPRKTKRLAKKSRVQIILDIVSRTIETIVVLVTVSKLCYQLVVTFHDSGVAAVILANRNLAFVVGNAIVITLIANSGLLLNQKAVPKYKSNDLYVEFVQESSRRDGVPRHEMRNRGKQSEAEKEAKESITETRPKQSEAEEETQSKAENIPKQGISDQGEGQVVIKKKTKKIISEKRVKMSKPEKLTEQSTSVKKMEKESIVEPQEERQQIQSYQRSKSENLEGLKKSYCGRLKRSETDASSERIDSDDELRFKIESFIAKQRRNQNDD, encoded by the coding sequence ATGGATTCTTTTACTACTCAGAAAACTAAACCAAGAAAGACAAAGAGGCTTGCCAAAAAGTCTCGTGTTCAGATAATCTTGGATATTGTTTCTCGGACGATCGAGACAATTGTTGTTCTGGTTACGGTTTCTAAGCTCTGCTACCAGCTCGTTGTCACGTTTCATGATTCTGGTGTCGCCGCGGTTATTCTCGCAAACCGTAATCTCGCGTTTGTTGTAGGAAACGCGATAGTCATCACTCTTATCGCGAATTCCGGCCTTCTCTTGAATCAAAAAGCTGTTCCGAAGTACAAAAGCAACGATCTTTACGTGGAGTTTGTTCAGGAGAGTTCAAGGAGAGATGGTGTTCCACGGCATGAGATGAGAAACAGAGGAAAACAGAGCGAAGCAGAGAAGGAGGCTAAAGAGAGCATAACCGAAACCAGACCAAAACAGAGTGAAGCAGAGGAAGAAACACAGAGCAAAGCTGAGAACATACCAAAACAGGGCATTTCCGATCAGGGAGAGGGACAGGTTGTAAttaagaagaagacaaagaagatCATTTCTGAGAAGAGAGTGAAAATGAGCAAACCTGAGAAGCTAACAGAGCAGAGCACTTCagtgaagaagatggagaaagaAAGCATAGTTGAGCCTCAAGAGGAGAGGCAGCAAATACAGAGTTACCAACGAAGCAAGTCAGAGAATTTGGAGGGTTTAAAGAAGAGTTACTGTGGGAGATTAAAGAGATCGGAGACGGATGCCTCCTCTGAAAGAATTGATTCTGACGACGAACTCCGATTCAAGATCGAGTCTTTCATTGCCAAGCAGAGGAGAAATCAAAATGATGATTAG